A stretch of DNA from Desulfosarcina ovata subsp. ovata:
TTTGCCACGCCTGAATCGAGTCATAAATTTTCAATGCGAATCCACCGTTATGCGTTTAACCGAGTCGGTTGCCAGCTTCACATCCAGGTAACCATACATTTCCAGATCGTCTTTTCGCCGTTGCAACGTGCACGCTATTTCAGGGGTATCTTCAAGATTGGTGATCAGCGTGATCCTTAACTGGCGTGGGACGGATGACTCGGTGGTGCTGTGAAGAAAGATCCGGGCCGGAGCTTGTTCAACATCAAGCTCGAACTCATAGCTGCCGGTCTCGTCCAACGCCATGATGATGCCGGATTTTTTGAAATCGGACGCTGCGATCATATATCGGCGCGATGTTTCCGAAGGACACAATGCGCTTGCTTTTTGTTCAGGTTCCGAAGACCGCCGGTTTTTTTCGGCCGCCATTCGAATTCTCTTTATTGCATTTCGCGCCGCATTTTTTACCTCCATGTCATCGCAAAAAATTTGGAGTGCCGTCAGCCGTCTGACCACGCCCTCATCCCCGGTCAGGCCGAGCCCCTGCGCCACACTCTCTTTAAGCGCGTTGTTGACGATTTGATCGTACGGGCTTTTCCCGGGATCGAGAATCAGTTTGGCGGCAAGATGCGCCAATGCGATTTTTGCCTTTTCGGTACCCGTGGCGCCGAGCACCAGCGCCGTGTCCTGCTTGAGATAATAGGGGATCTCATCACCGGCTAAAATATCGACCAGAAATGCCTGCATGTCCGTTGAGGGGTCGATTCGTCCCTTTGCCTGCAAATTTGCCAGCGCCCACTGTCGAACATCGTCAAGCTCATCATCGATGCCTGCGATCATACACCCTTCCAACGCATAGTGAAGGCCGCTGCGTTCAATGCTATCTTGATACAGCCGGCCGAGCATCTCTCTGACATCCTGTCGATGAACATCTTTTGCAACGGCTTTTACGATGCGGATTAAATACTCGGCATGCGGGCCCAGTACCGGTGCTGCCGACAGCCCGTTTTCTTTTTCGACTTCAAGCACCAGCACTTTTGCTACCCAGTCTCCAATCCGCGGCAAAAAATCGAGTCCATCTTCTATGAGGTCCTCTATGATCATGGCCTTGTGCCGGATATTGCCGCTGAGAACGAAATCTTCAGGAGACATATTCATACCATCCATAGGTTTTGAGTTCATTCATGACTCCTTTTAACTATCCTGGTATCGGACCGTGATCATTGATTACCGTAATCGTTCGACGTCATGTTGCGTCAACTCAATGCGTTTAAAATAAAGTGCCTTCTCAATGCCGTTTACAATGAAGGCCGGCCCTTCATCCGTACATAATAGGTCCGCATAAGGGTGGCCGTGACAATTTTTAAAAATAAAATGATTTTTGTCGATGTCGCCGTCTTTTACATCCTGCTTTATCCGATCTGCAAAACGAGCCTTTTGTCTCCTGGCACGGGCGGTTTTTGCGCTTCCTTCCATGATAGATTCAAGCACAAATTCCCCGAATCGATACTGCTGTCCGTATTCGATCAAAAGGCATCGCAAAAATGATATCTCAACCTCAACGTCGGCTTGGTTTTCCTTGAGAAAAGCACCATCTTCAAGTAGGCATAAAATCGTAAATAGCTTAGATGAGGCTTCAGGAATCTTTGGATCAAGGCCTTCTCCATTAGCATCCGTATCGATTCCCCAAAGGTCCTTTAACCCGATAACCGATTTGTCGAAAATCTCCAGAATAAGTCTTTCATTCAAGGGCCGAAAAAAGGTTTGAAATTTGTTTTCCCACTGTACCATTTGCAACAATAAATCTTCTGTGAAATCGTCAAATTCAGTATCTATTACAGAGAGTTTGTCTTTTATTCGGATATAAAAATTTTTATCGTTTAAAATTTTTTCATTTAATATAATTACGATACGGTTCGCCTTTCTTTGCTCGCCAGAAAGCCCTGCAATTTCATCTATTTCGTTTGCGCTTAATATATCATGGACTTTTGCCATATCGATAAAAAATGATACAGATGGGAATCGAACACGGATTTTAAATTCTATTTCTTTTTTTGAATTCTTTAGTCTTTCCAATAAATCATTGGTGAAACCGTAAAATTCAGTATCTATTACCGATAGTTTGTCCTTTATTCGGATATAGCTTTTTTCATCTTCTACAATTTTTTCATTTAATATGTCTAAGATGAGTCGCTCTAAGATGAGTCGCGCCTCTCTTTGTTCACCCGAAAGATCTTTAATTTCTTCTATTAGAAATCGAACGCGGGTTCCTATTTCTTTTATATTTTTTATTTTTATCAATAAATCTTTTGTGAAATCGTCAATTTCAGTATCTTTTAATGATAGGTATACCTCTACCCAGATTTTGTTTTTCCACTCCTCTGTTTGTGGCGACAAATCTTTAGTAAAATCAAAATTTTCTGTAACAATTGCCGATAGTTCATTGTTGATAATTATTTCATTTAATATTTCTAAGATGAGTCGCGCCTTTCTTTGTTTATCCGAAAGCGTTTTAATTTCATCAATTAGAAATTGAACACGGGTTTCTAATTCTATTTCTTTTATATTTTTTATTTTTATCAATAAATCTTTTGTGAAATCGTCAAATTCAGTATTTTTTTTCGATAGATATCCTTCTGTTCGGCTATAGAATTTTAAATCTTTTAAAATTTTATTATTTAATATTTTTATGATGTTTAGCGCTTTTTTTTCTTCGCTCGGAAGCGCTTCAATAGCTTCTATTTCATCTGTGCTTAATACATCCAGTTCACTTGCCGTATCGATGAAAGCAGATACAGATACAACTTGTTCCTTGACGAATTTTATTCTGCGCCCCCTTAATCGATAGCCCATTTGATTATTAAAAACCCGAAAAAAATCGTCATTTTTATGGCTTTTCATTTCTTCGAATTTAAACCAAATAACTGTTTTTTTAGCTTCTTGAAGGCAATTAAATAAAAATTCTTGCAACGCGTCTTGCAAGAGGTCTTTCGATTTCTTTTTAAGGTTATGGTTTTCATATTCGGAATATATACTGACTATGGATTTCCATTTTTTCCAAACAAAATCTGAATTGCAAATCAGACATTGCAGCAGTTTTTCACGGTCACCGTCCTTGATGCTGCCTTCCTGAAACAAAGCGATGAGATCTGCAAGATAAAGGCTTTTACAATCTGTTCCCTGGCAAAAAATCGGTAACCATCTTTTTGGGTTATTGTAGCAAAACTGCATATTTTCTCACCTCGATGTTATTGCCTGCCCCTTTAGTATTCCCGCTTTGATTGTCCGAGTTTTAAATTTTTCGTCAGAAAATAGTACCAAAACTGTCACAAGGGCATCCATCCAACCCATTAATACCATAGAAAGAAGGCAGGACCACAATAACTCATAACAGCATTGGAGCTACCCATGAGAAGCCTACAACCAAATTCTATTGCCGCGGCGCCAACCGGACCCATTCGTTTCCTTAATATTCGGATAGGCAAAAAAAGTACAATAAAAGAGCGGACGGTTACAAGGGTTAAAAACATTAAAAAGGGGCAACGCATGAGAACCGGAAAGAAAGCATTCATTCATAAGCCAAATCAACGCCTCAGACTTTATCGAAAAAAAGCAGCTCGTCTCGCTATCGGTTTTTTGATGGCCCTGTCATCGGTTGCCCTATGGTCTTTTGATATCGTCATGGCGGATGACATTGCGTCTCAATCGCTTGATGGAATCTGTTATTCGCCTTTCCGGGATGGAGATAGCCCCAACTGGGGCACCTTTCCGAGTCTTGACGAAATTGAAGAGGATCTGTCCATGCTTTCCGGATTGACCGCCAGAATTCGGACCTATGGCAATGACGATGTACTGTTTGAAATTCCCGAGCTCTGCGATGCAAAAGGCCTCGATGCCTACGTCGGTGCTTGGATTTCCAGTGATGCCGCGGCGAATGATCAGAACATTTCCCGGCTGATTCAGATTGCCGACCAGGGCTACCAAACCACAGTGGGTCTGATCGTTGGCAGCGAGGTCTTGCTGCGCGGGGATGCAACCGAAGCCGAACTGCTGGCTTATATGGCAACGGTTAAGGCGGCAACCGGACTTCCCGTATCGACGGCCGGGACCTATGGCAACTATTTAAGCCATGAAGCGATTGCAGAGGCCGTGGATTTCATCCTTGTCCACATCCATCCTTATTGGGACGGCATTTCGGTTGAATCCGCAGCCCAATATGTCATTGACCGGTGCCTCCAGATTCAGGATGCCTATCCGGGGAAAGAGGTCATTATCGGGGAGACAGGCTGGCCGACCGACGGAGACACCGTCGGCGAAGCCGTACCAAGCGAAGTTAATCAAAAAAGATTTTTAGACGAATTTATTCGTCTGGCTAGTGATTACCAGATAACCTATTTTATCTTTGAATCGTACGACGAAGGCTGGAAAATAGAAGACGAGGGAACCGTCGGTGGATCCTGGGGTCTATTTTATTCAGATCGAACGCCTAAACCGGCCTTGGATGAATATTGGGAGGGCAACGATACCGGCAACGGCAGTTCATCGCAAAGTAACGAAAGCGGTGGTGGTGGTGGTGGTGGTGGATGTTTTATCACCTCCGCCACATCTCGGCGGAATCTAATAAATAAAGAAGCTATCACAATTTATCTGGAATCCGTTTACACTTATAAACCGGGCTCAGGTTACGCACTTGCGGATAAACTCACCAATCTTGTTTATCGCCTCAGAGGCTTCAGGCAAAAAGGGTGCAAAACCTTGAAACACATGTGGCATTCCGTCCCATATTTCAATTTCTACATCGCACCCCTGCCCGGCAGCATGCTTGGCCAGCCGGGTTGAATCATCCAGTAAAACTTCAAAATCACCGACCTGCAACAATAGCGGAGGCATCCCGGCATAATTACCGAACAGGGGCGATGCGTACGGATTTGTGGGTTCCGTATTCTTACCCAGGTAAACAGGGATGAGTGCGGGCAGGATGGCCGGATTAATGATCGGGTCTACGGAAGCCCGGGTAACCAGCGAAGGACTTCTACCGGTAAAATCAGTTGCCGGGGAAATGGCAACAACGGCTGTCGGTAGAGGTAGCGATAAATCTTTGATTTTTAGAAGGCTGGCCAAAGCCAAATTGCCCCCTGCGGAGTCCCCCATCAAAAACGCCGTCAAAGCAGGCGATTTTTTATCCGGGCCGTTTTCACGCATCCACTGATATGCCTGAATGCAATCATCCAACCCGGATGGGAACGGATGCTCAGGGGCCAGACGATAATCGACGGAAAGGACCACGGCCCCTGTTGCTTGGGAAATGCGTGACAGAAGGGCCCGGTAAGCGGAAAGAGAACCAGAGATCCAAGAACCTCCATGAAGATAGAGGATTCGCCGATTGGGATCGGCACCGTCCGCAATAACCCATTCCATTGAAATATGAGCTGCTTTTACCGGATGCCACTGCCCATGTATTTCCGAGGTTGACGGGTGGACTCGAAAATACTGATCAATCAACCTGCGTCTTGCATCAAGGTCATGGATTAATTCGAAGGCTCGAACCGATATTAACCGCAGGTGGTCGATTACTTTTTCTGCAGGATTGTTCAAGATATCTCCTTTTGACGGGGTTTGTCATCCCGGGTCTGGCTTACGCTTATCATGGGCCATTCATCCGCTTTAAATCACATATACCATATGCTCATCAAATGCTAACAAAAGCCCTCTATATATCCTCAATTCGAATAAGCCCAAACACCGCAGGACCGGGGGGACGAAAAACCAAGAGTCTTAAAAAAAAGATAGCCATGTTGCCGAAGCGATAATGTAAAAGATGCCGAAAATGTTCAGGAACACGTCCGCCAAAATCCAATCTGTCGCCAGCAGTCTTAAAAGCTTTAGTTTTCTTGTTTCAGCGGCGCTCATTTTTTTTACGGCTATAATTATCATTTCCATCAGCCGGATGGATTACACCAAGTACTCAAAAGGTATGGGCGGGGCCACTATTACCTATGAAAAATGCAGGATTTTATCGATTCTTGACGAATCCCTTAAAAAGAGCACCTATTCCAGCAACATTATGGTGGGGAATCAGAAACTCGAGATCAAAATGCTCACAGGGAAGCACAAGGGAGAGACGCTGACCGCAAGCAATTATTTGAGCACCTACAACAGTGTCGTTGCCCAAAAAGGCCAAAAGCTCACCGTCATTGTTGATGAACTGGATTCCGGCAAGTTTAAGATCCGTGTCTATAACTATGACAGAGCCCCATATATTTATCTATTCGCACTTGTCTTTCTGTTAACGATGGTTGTTGTCAGTGGAAAAAAGGGGCTGATGTCGTGCTTGAGCCTGATTTACACCTTCGTTTGCATTCTGCTCATATTTTTGCCGCTCATCATGCGGGGATATTCTCCGGTATGGGTGGCTATCGGGCTGGTGATCCTTGTGACCTCCGCGAACATGATCTTTCTCAACGGCATCAGCAAGAAAACCTTTTGCGCCATTATGGGAACCGCCAGCGGCGTCATCCTTTCCGGGATTATTCTGCTTATCTTCAGCAAGTTGGTGCATGTTTCGGGCTTCAACCTGGAAGAGGCCGAAAGCCTGCTGTTTATCCGGCAGAAAACAGGCTTGGGGGTTGAAAATATTCTGTTTGCAGGCATTCTGATCGCTTCTATGGGAGCCGTCATGGATACGGCGCTCTCCATCGTTTCGGCCATCAACGAACTGCATGCCAATATGCCCGATTTCGGTGCCATGAAGCTTTTCAAGGCGGGGATGAATGTCGGCAAGGACATGATCGGCACCATGTCCAATACACTGATATTAGCCTTTGCGGGCGCAGCCTTGTCAACTATCATTGTCCTTCATTTTTATTCTGTTCAATACAACCATCTTATCAATTCAAATTTTGTTGCCATTGAGATCGCACAGGCGTTGTCCGGAAGTATGGCCGTGGTTCTGACGATCCCTCTGACGGCGGCCATAACGGCCAGAATCTTAGAAAAACACAGTGCTTGCAGCACAGGCGGCTGCGTGTAGACCCGTTTCAATATGCAGACGCATACTGAAGTGACATCAACAAAAAGAAAAAGGGGAGAAACAAATGAACAAAAAACTGATGGGAGTTGGACTGCTCTTATTCGCCGTCCTTGTACTGAGTATTCCCGGTGCCGTTGTCGCTTCGGATGACGAGTATGAGGCCTACAACCTTACAATCCAGCCAGGAAGCAATGAAACTGAACTGAACTTTACCTGGTTTACCGCCACACCGACCGATATTCCTCAGCTCGTAGTTTGCAATGAAGGCGGGCTGAAAGGAGGAAAATGCACGAATCCCGCTAACTATTATAAGGGCGCGCTAAAAAATGGGAACCACTCTAAATGTATGAATTATTATCAAGGCGAATATGAGATCGTCGTTGTGGAAGAAAGCGGTCCTGGGGAGCCTGGCGGTTCTTCCTCGGATACTGATGACACTGAAGAAGATGACACCGAAATCTATGCCTGTAAAGTCACTATGACGAATGTGAAGAATAACACCAAATATACCTATGTCGTGGGTAATGGCGAGATTT
This window harbors:
- a CDS encoding YibE/F family protein, translating into MFRNTSAKIQSVASSLKSFSFLVSAALIFFTAIIIISISRMDYTKYSKGMGGATITYEKCRILSILDESLKKSTYSSNIMVGNQKLEIKMLTGKHKGETLTASNYLSTYNSVVAQKGQKLTVIVDELDSGKFKIRVYNYDRAPYIYLFALVFLLTMVVVSGKKGLMSCLSLIYTFVCILLIFLPLIMRGYSPVWVAIGLVILVTSANMIFLNGISKKTFCAIMGTASGVILSGIILLIFSKLVHVSGFNLEEAESLLFIRQKTGLGVENILFAGILIASMGAVMDTALSIVSAINELHANMPDFGAMKLFKAGMNVGKDMIGTMSNTLILAFAGAALSTIIVLHFYSVQYNHLINSNFVAIEIAQALSGSMAVVLTIPLTAAITARILEKHSACSTGGCV
- a CDS encoding alpha/beta hydrolase; translated protein: MNNPAEKVIDHLRLISVRAFELIHDLDARRRLIDQYFRVHPSTSEIHGQWHPVKAAHISMEWVIADGADPNRRILYLHGGSWISGSLSAYRALLSRISQATGAVVLSVDYRLAPEHPFPSGLDDCIQAYQWMRENGPDKKSPALTAFLMGDSAGGNLALASLLKIKDLSLPLPTAVVAISPATDFTGRSPSLVTRASVDPIINPAILPALIPVYLGKNTEPTNPYASPLFGNYAGMPPLLLQVGDFEVLLDDSTRLAKHAAGQGCDVEIEIWDGMPHVFQGFAPFLPEASEAINKIGEFIRKCVT